One region of Ahniella affigens genomic DNA includes:
- a CDS encoding HlyD family secretion protein — MPLYRYSAFRMGLAALCGGALMTGCHQAVPDPTLLGTLEADRIEIVAESAERILAEPVPEGTMLAADTVILSQDPARLNWRLAAETAELQRIQAQLAELLAGTRLEDLQQAEAQLASVRARLALARDERERAEQMRSRGLLSEQDLDRARRNVETLTSDQAAASAVLKRLRAGTRTEQVDAMRAAEVAQRARLQATELEISRLQRTAPRAGLLETLVLKTGDQPKPGDVLAVMLAADSVYARVFVPAPLRADLQLGQVLDVSVQGLDQPLAGRVRRLASEASFTPYYALHGDDAERLSYLAEIALPTAKLGAVPLGAPVAVVLPAAGSEP, encoded by the coding sequence ATGCCGCTTTACCGTTATTCCGCGTTTCGTATGGGCCTCGCCGCACTGTGTGGCGGCGCACTGATGACGGGCTGCCATCAGGCGGTGCCCGATCCAACGCTGCTTGGCACCCTGGAGGCCGACCGGATCGAAATCGTTGCCGAGAGCGCGGAGCGCATTCTTGCCGAACCGGTACCCGAAGGCACGATGCTGGCGGCCGATACCGTGATTCTGAGCCAGGACCCGGCACGCCTGAATTGGCGGCTTGCTGCGGAAACTGCCGAGCTCCAGCGCATCCAGGCGCAACTGGCGGAATTGCTCGCGGGTACGAGATTGGAGGACCTCCAGCAAGCCGAGGCGCAATTGGCCTCGGTGCGGGCGCGCTTGGCGCTGGCTCGGGACGAGCGCGAACGCGCCGAGCAGATGCGCAGTCGTGGCCTCCTGAGCGAGCAGGACCTGGATCGCGCCCGCCGCAATGTGGAAACGCTGACGAGCGATCAGGCCGCGGCTTCTGCCGTTCTAAAGCGACTGCGGGCTGGCACGCGGACCGAGCAGGTCGATGCAATGCGGGCCGCAGAAGTCGCCCAGCGGGCGCGGCTTCAGGCCACCGAACTCGAGATCAGTCGCCTGCAACGCACCGCACCGCGTGCCGGCCTGCTCGAAACCCTGGTACTGAAAACCGGTGATCAACCCAAGCCGGGCGACGTGCTGGCCGTGATGCTGGCCGCAGACAGTGTCTATGCGCGCGTGTTCGTGCCAGCGCCGTTGCGCGCTGATTTGCAGTTGGGTCAGGTGCTTGATGTGTCGGTCCAAGGCCTGGATCAGCCGCTGGCCGGGCGCGTCCGTCGGTTGGCCTCGGAGGCGAGCTTTACGCCCTATTACGCGCTGCACGGAGACGATGCCGAGCGGCTCAGTTACCTGGCCGAAATTGCGCTGCCCACGGCCAAGCTCGGGGCCGTTCCGTTGGGCGCGCCGGTGGCCGTCGTGCTGCCCGCGGCCGGAAGCGAGCCATGA